From Dermochelys coriacea isolate rDerCor1 chromosome 9, rDerCor1.pri.v4, whole genome shotgun sequence, one genomic window encodes:
- the SCG2 gene encoding secretogranin-2: MADTKPCWLGAASSLTFFFVLICCVDAASIEPYQLLQKNPDYLVKNLQRLPSPDMIKALEYIENLRKQANKGENGQDYSLYQGAPFLLQQKESKDQSHLSDNIRDSLTEDESQWVRSMLEALRQTEKESKAGSKENKPYSMSSDNFPAGVSDDYEAYKWPERRNKHVKMPHVHDEERSRDSPFKRTNEIVEEQYTPQSLATLESVFQELGKMTGPSNHKKERLDEDQKLYTEDEDDVYKVNNIAYEDVVGGEDWNPIEEKVESQTQEEIKDRKEEIDKNEEEIDDEMKRSGKQGFLEDEMRRDSKDQMSDDITKLMNYYLKRLMSNIGNGRIRTGHEEKRAGKFLEKLDPQSISQLIEISRNLQIPPEDLLDMLKTGEKQQQSERMETEQEPELPEDLEDDISETNPDHTDIFKNKMIPKNSYMKQPINVMPDNLPEDLNIEDIVNLLGTDNLANQKTSYFVNQLNEENSFPRLSYIPRRPKGHQLPKAAWINDLERRQMEYEKLNEKDEELADYLAKMLAKYPEVINTNQLKHIPVPVSSENDLQEDDQFAQAIKEHLNQLGPQESDKLASLSKRLSMARENDDTQNRQYLDDDMLVKVLEYLNQEQSDKGRNHINKRAMENM; the protein is encoded by the coding sequence ATGGCAGATACTAAACCCTGCTGGCTTGGAGCAGCCTCCTCTCTCACCTTTTTCTTTGTCCTAATCTGTTGTGTTGATGCAGCATCAATCGAACCTTATCAGCTGCTTCAGAAAAACCCAGACTATTTAGTGAAAAATTTACAAAGGCTCCCAAGCCCAGATATGATTAAAGCCTTGGAATATATAGAAAATCTCCGCAAACAAGCTAACAAGGGAGAAAATGGCCAAGATTACAGTTTATATCAAGGTGCCCCATTTCTTCTGCagcagaaagaaagcaaagatcAGAGCCACCTATCAGATAATATAAGAGATTCTTTGACTGAAGATGAGTCACAATGGGTTAGGTCAATGTTGGAAGCCTTGAGGCAAACAGAAAAAGAGTCAAAGGCTGgatcaaaagaaaataaaccatACAGTATGAGTTCAGATAATTTCCCAGCTGGAGTGAGTGATGATTATGAGGCTTATAAGTGGCCTGAGAGACGAAACAAACATGTCAAAATGCCACATGTACATGATGAAGAACGTTCAAGAGACAGTCCTTTCAAGCGCACCAATGAAATAGTAGAAGAACAATATACACCCCAAAGCCTTGCTACTTTGGAGTCTGTCTTTCAGGAGCTGGGGAAGATGACAGGACCAAGTAATCACAAAAAAGAGAGGCTGGATGAAGATCAGAAATTGTACacagaagatgaagatgatgtATATAAAGTTAATAATATTGCTTATGAAGATGTAGTGGGAGGAGAAGACTGGAATCCAATAGAGGAAAAAGTGGAAAGCCAAACACAAGAAGAGATAAAAGATCGTAAAGAGGAAATTGATAAAAATGAAGAAGAAATTGATGATGAAATGAAGAGATCAGGGAAGCAAGGCTTCCTGGAGGATGAAATGAGGAGAGACAGTAAAGATCAAATGTCAGATGACATTACAAAGCTAATGAATTATTATCTGAAGAGGCTGATGAGCAATATTGGAAATGGCAGGATAAGGACTGGACATGAAGAAAAAAGGGCAGGTAAATTTTTGGAAAAACTTGATCCTCAGTCTATCTCTCAACTAATAGAAATCTCAAGGAATTTACAAATCCCTCCAGAGGATTTACTAGACATGttgaaaactggagaaaagcagcagcagagtgaaagGATGGAGACAGAGCAAGAACCAGAGCTCCCAGAAGATCTTGAGGATGACATCTCTGAAACTAATCCAGACCACAcagacatatttaaaaataaaatgatcccTAAAAATAGTTACATGAAGCAGCCAATTAATGTTATGCCAGATAATCTACCTGAAGACCTCAATATTGAAGATATTGTCAATCTTCTAGGGACTGATAATTTAGCTAATCAGAAAACCTCCTACTTTGTAAATCAGCTTAATGAAGAGAACAGTTTTCCAAGACTTTCCTACATTCCCAGAAGACCTAAAGGACATCAACTTCCTAAAGCTGCTTGGATTAATGATTTGGAAAGACGACAAATGGAATatgaaaaactaaatgaaaaagaTGAAGAATTAGCAGATTACTTGGCAAAGATGTTGGCAAAATACCCTGAAGTTATCAATACAAACCAGCTGAAACACATTCCAGTCCCAGTTTCATCTGAAAATGATCTACAGGAAGATGACCAGTTTGCGCAAGCAATCAAAGAACATCTAAATCAGCTGGGACCACAAGAATCTGATAAACTAGCCTCACTCAGCAAAAGGCTGTCCATGGCCCGGGAGAATGACGACACACAAAACAGGCAGTATCTGGATGACGATATGCTAGTGAAGGTGCTTGAGTACCTAAACCAGGAGCAATCAGACAAAGGAAGAAATCACATTAATAAAAGGGCAATGGAAAATATGTAA